One region of Armigeres subalbatus isolate Guangzhou_Male chromosome 3, GZ_Asu_2, whole genome shotgun sequence genomic DNA includes:
- the LOC134227522 gene encoding tyrosine-protein phosphatase corkscrew-like has protein sequence MISRRWFHPSVSGVEAETLLLERGFDGSFLARLSSSGPGASTLSVRRGKEVTHIKIQNNGDFFDLYGGEKFATLSELVQYYMENGGQLKEKNGQIIELKQPLICAQPTTER, from the exons GTGGTTTCACCCATCGGTATCGGGTGTCGAGGCGGAAACGCTACTGCTGGAGCGAGGATTCGATGGATCGTTCCTGGCGCGGTTATCGTCATCGGGTCCGGGTGCCTCCACACTGTCCGTCCGCCGAGGCAAAGAGGTGACCCACATCAAGATCCAGAACAATGGCGACTTTTTCGACCTGTACGgag gTGAAAAGTTTGCCACCCTGTCGGAGTTGGTTCAGTATTATATGGAAAACGGAGGCCAGCTGAAGGAGAAGAACGGACAAATCATCGAGCTCAAACAACCGCTGATTTGCGCTCAACCAACGACTGAAAG